A window of Bacteroidota bacterium contains these coding sequences:
- a CDS encoding CoA transferase — MSLPLSKIRVLDFTRILSGPYCTMKLGDMGAEIIKIEARGSGDDTRYWAPPYVGDESVYFLSVNRNKQSITLDLKSKEGKEIVKKLIRKSDIVVENFRAGVMEKLGFDFKSVKKLNPKIIYCSISGYGQTSEQSNQPSFDLVVQGESGFMDITGFPDGSPTKAGVSLADIAAGHAAFEGILLALYQRQNTGKGQCIDISLLDSLISMFTFQSQIALSTEITPKRKGNLHPTITPYETFETKDGYINIAAGNEGLWKNFCKAINRTDLLTVEKFIVNPKRVENRVELQKELIPILKQKTSDEWFKIFAEYDVPVGKINTVKEALNLPTVIGREMVIELNHSTVGKMKTVGNPIKLSSVKSYNYKPAPTLGEHSDKILKQIGYSKKEIEKLKSQKVV, encoded by the coding sequence ATGTCTCTACCATTATCCAAAATCCGTGTTCTTGATTTTACAAGAATCTTATCCGGTCCTTATTGCACAATGAAGTTAGGCGATATGGGGGCTGAAATTATTAAAATAGAAGCGCGCGGTTCGGGCGACGATACCCGCTACTGGGCTCCGCCTTATGTCGGCGATGAGAGCGTTTACTTTTTGAGTGTCAACAGAAACAAACAAAGTATTACACTCGACCTGAAATCTAAGGAAGGCAAAGAAATCGTTAAGAAGCTTATTCGGAAGAGCGATATAGTTGTAGAGAATTTCCGGGCCGGTGTAATGGAGAAATTGGGATTCGATTTTAAGTCGGTTAAAAAGCTAAACCCTAAAATTATTTACTGCTCAATTTCCGGTTACGGACAAACAAGCGAGCAAAGCAATCAACCGAGTTTCGATTTGGTTGTTCAGGGAGAATCCGGTTTTATGGATATAACAGGATTTCCGGACGGCAGTCCGACAAAAGCAGGAGTTTCACTTGCTGACATTGCAGCAGGACATGCAGCGTTTGAAGGAATACTACTCGCATTGTACCAAAGGCAAAACACCGGGAAAGGGCAATGCATTGATATTAGTTTGTTGGACAGTTTGATCTCAATGTTTACGTTTCAATCACAGATTGCGTTATCAACAGAGATAACACCTAAACGAAAAGGAAATTTGCATCCGACAATAACTCCTTACGAAACATTCGAGACGAAGGACGGTTACATAAACATAGCAGCGGGTAACGAAGGGCTTTGGAAAAATTTCTGCAAAGCGATAAACCGGACTGACTTGTTAACTGTCGAAAAATTTATTGTTAACCCAAAGAGGGTTGAAAATCGAGTAGAGTTACAGAAGGAATTGATACCAATTCTAAAGCAGAAAACAAGCGATGAATGGTTCAAAATTTTTGCTGAATATGATGTGCCCGTTGGAAAAATTAACACGGTGAAGGAAGCTCTAAACTTACCAACTGTAATCGGCAGGGAAATGGTAATAGAGTTAAATCACTCAACAGTTGGTAAGATGAAGACGGTAGGAAACCCCATAAAGCTTAGCAGCGTAAAGAGTTATAA
- the hydA gene encoding dihydropyrimidinase, with protein sequence MSILIKNGRVVTASENFLADVFIEDEKITKIGTNLNLSAATVINATNKYVIPGGIDVHTHIDMPYGDIKSTDDFETGTIAAVFGGTTTIIDFAVQSKGQSLLEALNIWKQKASGKALIDYGFHIIITDVNEKILAELDEVVTEGVTSFKLFTAYPGRLMLNDSEIFRVMQRAKNNGALIMMHAESGYVIDSLIQQALAQGNTDPIYHALTRPPALEGEATNRTIALAKVADVPVYIVHVTCSEAIDAIKKARAQGQKVFGETCPHYLLLSEDDLRKPNFEGAKYVLSPPLREHKHQRILWDSLSDNILQTIATDHCPFNFKKHKELGRNDFTKIPNGAPGIENRLQLMFEYGVKQNRISINRWVELVSTNPAKIFGMYPQKGAIAVGSDADIVIWNPNTEHTISAQTHHMRVDYNMFEGFRVKGNTETVISRGEVIIEKEKFLGKPGRGRFIKRNPFGSL encoded by the coding sequence ATGTCTATCTTAATTAAAAACGGTCGTGTTGTTACTGCTTCGGAAAATTTTCTTGCCGATGTATTTATCGAGGACGAGAAGATTACGAAAATCGGTACTAATCTAAATCTCTCAGCTGCCACAGTAATTAACGCAACGAATAAGTATGTAATCCCTGGTGGTATAGATGTTCACACACACATCGATATGCCGTATGGCGATATAAAATCGACAGACGATTTTGAAACTGGAACCATTGCCGCTGTCTTTGGCGGAACAACGACGATCATAGATTTCGCAGTTCAATCTAAAGGACAATCGCTTTTAGAAGCATTAAATATCTGGAAACAAAAAGCAAGCGGTAAAGCTCTTATCGATTATGGCTTTCACATCATCATAACAGATGTGAACGAAAAAATTCTCGCTGAACTTGATGAAGTTGTTACCGAAGGTGTTACAAGTTTTAAATTGTTCACAGCGTATCCCGGCAGATTGATGCTGAATGATTCAGAAATATTCAGAGTAATGCAGCGAGCGAAGAACAACGGTGCTTTGATAATGATGCACGCAGAGAGTGGTTACGTAATAGACAGTTTAATTCAACAAGCCCTCGCTCAAGGAAACACTGATCCGATTTATCACGCTCTTACTCGTCCCCCTGCGCTTGAAGGCGAAGCTACAAACCGAACCATCGCACTTGCAAAAGTTGCCGATGTGCCGGTCTATATTGTGCACGTAACGTGTAGCGAAGCTATTGATGCTATCAAGAAGGCACGAGCGCAAGGACAAAAAGTATTCGGTGAAACTTGTCCGCATTACTTATTGCTTAGCGAGGATGATTTAAGAAAACCTAACTTTGAAGGTGCGAAATATGTTCTTTCGCCGCCGTTGCGCGAACACAAACATCAGCGGATACTTTGGGATTCGCTTAGTGATAATATTTTACAAACAATTGCAACTGACCACTGCCCCTTTAACTTCAAGAAACACAAAGAGTTAGGGCGGAATGATTTTACAAAAATACCAAACGGTGCACCCGGAATCGAGAACCGACTACAACTAATGTTTGAATACGGTGTTAAACAAAACAGAATCTCTATAAACAGATGGGTGGAATTAGTATCAACAAATCCTGCAAAAATATTCGGAATGTATCCGCAGAAGGGAGCGATTGCTGTCGGCAGCGATGCCGATATTGTAATCTGGAATCCTAACACTGAACACACAATCTCAGCACAAACTCATCACATGCGTGTCGATTACAATATGTTTGAAGGTTTCAGAGTTAAAGGCAACACCGAAACAGTTATCTCAAGAGGTGAAGTGATAATCGAAAAAGAAAAATTTCTCGGTAAGCCGGGCCGAGGAAGGTTTATTAAACGCAATCCGTTTGGTAGCTTATAG
- a CDS encoding cobalamin-binding protein encodes MQIYFFLLLFTLIGCRSDRSKYVEAFLKVKDDLGREVIIKEKPSRIISLAPNITEILFALDSGKTLAAVTDYCDYPQAASTKPSVGGMIAPNFEKISEIKPDLILMTVEGNNQTDFNKLLNLNYTVYVLKPKNIEGIFKSILDLGRIISAEGSANQLIIEMRRKQGIIMNERRTQTLPKVFIVISLQPLISAGKETFINELVTSAGGINIAAESLLQYPIINREEVLKQNPDVIIVMSDGAKSIEDVVNRFPEWKKTEAFKKHKIKIVDADILSRPGPRIIDGLKFIASVIF; translated from the coding sequence GTGCAAATTTATTTTTTCTTACTCTTATTCACACTAATCGGGTGCAGATCAGACCGATCAAAGTATGTTGAAGCGTTTCTCAAAGTAAAGGATGATTTAGGACGTGAAGTAATTATTAAAGAGAAGCCAAGCCGAATTATTTCACTGGCACCTAACATTACAGAAATTTTGTTTGCACTCGATAGCGGAAAAACTTTAGCAGCGGTTACCGATTATTGTGATTATCCACAGGCAGCGAGTACGAAACCGAGTGTCGGCGGAATGATAGCTCCAAATTTTGAAAAAATCTCGGAAATAAAACCCGACTTGATTTTAATGACAGTTGAGGGAAATAACCAAACTGATTTTAACAAACTTTTAAATCTAAATTATACAGTTTATGTTTTAAAACCCAAAAATATAGAAGGAATTTTTAAATCGATTTTAGATTTAGGTAGAATTATTTCTGCTGAAGGTTCTGCCAATCAATTAATTATTGAGATGAGAAGAAAGCAGGGCATAATCATGAATGAAAGGCGCACGCAAACACTGCCAAAAGTGTTTATCGTAATTTCGCTTCAGCCCTTGATAAGTGCCGGTAAAGAAACATTCATAAATGAACTTGTAACTTCTGCAGGCGGCATCAATATAGCAGCCGAATCGCTGCTGCAATATCCGATTATCAACAGAGAGGAAGTCCTGAAACAAAATCCCGATGTAATCATCGTGATGAGCGATGGTGCAAAAAGTATAGAAGATGTTGTAAATCGATTTCCTGAATGGAAGAAAACAGAGGCATTTAAGAAACACAAAATAAAAATAGTAGATGCAGATATACTGTCCCGACCCGGACCCAGAATTATAGATGGGTTAAAGTTTATTGCATCAGTAATTTTTTAA
- a CDS encoding ferritin: MLSKTLQNTINNQIQAEMFSSYLYLSMSAYCEMNNFLGAAKWFKMQSEEEWGHAMKFYGFIIERGGKITLKAIDEPQLDFKSLLGAFEETLTHEKKVTALINKLYEQSLKESDYATQIFLQWFITEQVEEEANAIAIIERIKMVGEKASSLLWIDKELGKRAKE; the protein is encoded by the coding sequence ATGTTAAGCAAAACTTTACAAAACACGATTAATAATCAAATACAAGCCGAAATGTTCTCATCATATCTTTACCTGTCGATGTCGGCATATTGTGAAATGAACAATTTTTTAGGTGCCGCTAAATGGTTTAAAATGCAATCCGAAGAGGAGTGGGGTCACGCGATGAAGTTCTATGGCTTCATAATAGAACGTGGCGGCAAGATTACACTAAAAGCAATTGACGAACCGCAGCTCGACTTTAAGTCGCTGTTAGGCGCATTCGAAGAAACGTTAACACACGAGAAGAAAGTTACTGCCCTGATCAATAAACTTTATGAACAATCCTTAAAGGAATCCGATTATGCTACACAAATATTTTTACAGTGGTTCATAACCGAGCAAGTAGAAGAAGAGGCAAATGCTATCGCGATCATTGAGCGTATTAAAATGGTGGGTGAAAAAGCAAGCTCATTATTATGGATAGATAAAGAATTAGGCAAGCGTGCAAAAGAATAA